The sequence GGATGGATTTGTGGGACCGGTTGCGGCGGGAGGCGGATGGGGTGGCGATTCTGGGGGGGGTGGGGTTCGAGCGATTGGAGTTGGGTAAGCCGGGGCTGGTTGAGGAGGTGGGACACGGGATCTCGGTACGGCGTACTGGAGCGCCGGGGCGATCGTTGGATCCGGCTGCCTGGAGGGGGCAATTGGAGGATTGGCGGAGGCGTGGCTACCGCCTGGAGCAGAGTGAGTGGCGGCAGCCGGGATTCTGGCGGGACACCGACGGGGTGGCGCATTCGGTGATGGCGATGACGTTGCACATTGGGCGGGAGGATGGTTTGGAGGCGATCGCGGTGGAGGGGGAGTTGCGGGTGCGCTGGAGGGAGGACGCGGGGACCGGGGTGGCGCCGGAACCGGCATGGATTGATGGCAGGAATTTGAAGATCGTGGCCCGGGGTGGGGTGAAGCCCTTCCGGCATCTGGCGGGACCGTCGATTGATCCGCATCCGTCCACGGGGTTTATCGATCCGCTGATTCTGTACGACCTGGATGGGGACGGCCTTTCCGAGATCCTGCTGCCGGGACGGAACCTGGTGTATTGGAACCGGGGCGGGGGACGGTTGGAGCGCGGGGTGTTGCGTCAGGGCCTGGAGGCCGCGATTCAGGCGGCGGTGGTGGCGGATTTCAACGGCGACGGCCATGCGGATCTGTTGGGGGTGGATGCCGAGGGGGTGTGGATGTGGGCAGGGGACGCGGACGGGCAATTCAGGGCGGAACCCAGGGTGAGCCGGTTTACGCGGGAAAGGCTTTGGAATCCGATGGTCGTGACGGCGGGGGACGTGGATGGGGACGGCGACCTGGACCTGTGGATCGGTCAGTACAAGCTGCCGTACGTCGAGGGCCAGATGCCGACGCCGTATTACGACGCCAACGACGGATTTCCGGCGTATTACCTGGAAAATGACGGGGAGGGGGGATTTACGGATCGGACCGAGGCGGCGGGGTTGGGGGGCAAGCGGTTTCGCCGGACGTATTCGGCCTCGTTCGTCGATGTGGATGGGGACGGGGATCTGGACCTGGTGGTGGTGAGCGATTTTGCGGGGGTGGACCTGTACCTGAACGATGGTCAGGGGCGGTTCACGGATGTGACGGCGGGGGTGTTCGATGTGGTGGAGGCATTCGGAATGGCGCATGCGCTGGCGGATTTCGACGGGGACGGACAACTGGATCTGTTGATGATCGGGATGGACTCGGCGGTGGCGCGGCGAATGGACGGTTTGGGTTTGGGGCCGCCTGGCCGGGTTGAGGAGGTGCGGCGACGTCCGCGGATGGCGTACGGCAACAGGTTCTACGTGGGGGATGGCGGGCGGTTTCGGATGGCGCCGTTTGCGGACGGGGTGGCGAGGACGGGATGGTCGTGGGGGGTGACGGCGTTTGATTTCGACAACGACGGGGATCTGGATCTTTACGTGGTCAACGGACATCAGAGCCGGGCGAGCGCGCGGGATTATGAGTCGTTGTTCTGGAGGCACGATCTGTTCGAGGGAGATTCGGGGCACAATGCGGCGCGGGATCTTTGTTTTCGGGCGGCGGGCAGTGAGCGATACGGGGCGGGGGTGTCGTATGGCGGCTACCACAAGAACCGGCTGTTGAGGAACCGTGGTGGAGGGGTGTTTCAGGAGGTGGGATTCCCAATGGGGGTGGCGCTGGAACTGGACTGTCGAAACCTGGTGAGCGACGACCTGGACGGGGACGGGCGGTTGGACCTGGTGACGACGCGGCACCGGGTGTGGCCGGGGCCGGACCAGGGGTTGCATGTGTTTGAGAACCGGCTGGCGACGGCGGGGAACTGGATCGGGGTGCGACTGCGGGAGGGGGGCGGAGGTCGGTCGCCGGTGGGGGCACGGGTCACGGTGGAGGCGGAGGGGCGTCGGTGGACGCGCTGGCTGGTGGTGGGGGATTCGTATCGGTCGCAGCATGCGCCGACGGCGCATTTCGGGTTGGGGACGGCGGAACGGGTGACCCGGATTGAAGTGCGATGGCCGAACGGGGAGATCCAGTGGTTGGAGTCGCCGGCGCTGGGGCGTTACCACCCGGTGGCGAAGCGGTGAAAGGTGCGAAAACCCTCTTGCCAAGAGGTGGCGAAGACCGTTATTCCAACCGCGTTCCCGCGCCCCTCACCAACCGGTCTCCGGATCGGTTCACGAGCAGAAAGCATTCGTCCGGGCAGGCGTGATCCTGGCGGCGAAGGGGGCAGGCGGGAGAGACAGTTTCCTTCCTTGTGGAAGGAAGGCGGGCTTTGGGTTGAAGAAAAATTCCGTGTGTAGCCCAAGGCCCGCCACTTTCGTTTTCCGGGGCGGTCAGGCGTTGTAGGTGCCGGAGGCGGTGGAGCCCCCGCGACCGGTCCAGTTGGTGTGGAAGAACTCGCCGCGGGGCCGGTCGATGCGTTCGTAGGTATGGGCGCCGAAGTAGTCGCGCTGGGCCTGGAGGAGGTTGGCGGGGAGGACCGCGCTGCGGTACTGGTCGTAGAAGGCGAGGGCGGTGGAGAAGGCGGGGACGGGGATGCCGCGTTTGGTGGCGGCGGAGACGACATTGCGCCAGCCTTTCTGGCAGCGTTTGATTTCGCCGCGGAAGTAGTCGTCGAGGAGGAGGTTGGAAAGCTTCGGATTGCGGTCGTAGGCTTCCTTGATGCGGCCGAGGAAGCGGGAGCGGATGATGCAGCCGCCGCGCCACATGAGGGCGATGCCGCCGTAGTTGAGTTTCCAGCCGTATTCCTGGGCTGCAGCCCGCATGAGCATGTAGCCCTGGGCGTAGCTGACGATCTTGGAGGCGAAGAGGGCGTCGCGGATATCCTGGACGAACTGGGTTCGGGCCTCGGGTTTTCGGGCCTGGGGCAGGGCGGGGCGAGGGCCCTTGAGTTTGCGGGCTGCCTTGACCCGTTCGTCCTTCAGGGCGGAGACGCAGCGGGAATAGACGGCTTCGGCGATGAGGGTGATGGGGATGCCGAGGTCGGCAGAATTCTGGACAGTCCACTTGCCGGTGCCCTTCTGGCCGGCGGTATCGAGGATTTTCTCGACCAAGGGCAAGCCGTCGTCGTCGCGGTAGGCGAGGATGTCGCGGGTGATTTCGATGAGGTAACTCTCGAGATCGCCTTCGTTCCATTCGCGGAAGACGGCGTGCATCTCGTCGGCGGAGAGGCCGAGGCCCGTCTTCATGATCTGGAAGGCTTCGCAGATGAGCTGCATGTCGCCGTACTCGATGCCATTGTGGACCATTTTGACGTAATGTCCTGAGCCGCCCTCGCCGACCCAGTCGCAGCAGGGGGTGCCATCGGCGACCTTGGCGGCGATGGACTGGAAGATGGCCTGGACGTGGGGCCATGCGGCGGGGCTGCCGCCGGGCATAATGCTGGGGCCGTGGCGGGCGCCCTCCTCGCCGCCGGAGACACCGGTCCCGATGTAGAGAAGGCCACGGGCTTCGAGTTGCCTGACGCGACGATTGGTGTCTTCGAAGAGGGAGTTGCCGCCATCGATGACGATATCGCCGGCTTCGAGGTGGGGCAGGATCAGTTCGATGAATTCGTCCACCGGTTTGCCGGCCTTGACCATGAGCATGATGCGCCGGGGTCGCTTGAGCTGGGTGACCAGTTCTTCGATGGAGCGGGCGCCGAGGACGCGGGTGCCGGCGGCTTCGCGGGCCAGGAACTCGTCCACTTTCGAGGTGGTACGGTTGTAGGCCACGACGGTGAAGCCGCGGTCGTTCATATTCAGGATGAGATTCTGGCCCATGACGGCCAGGCCGATGACTGCGATGTCGCCTTGCATGTGGAGAGAGCCCTTGCCAGCGGCGGAAAGCCTAGCCGGCGGGCGGGAGGGTGTCAGAGCAATTCTGGTTCGTGGGTTGGCTGGGAATGGGAATAGGAACGGACTTGACCCGGTTCGCGACAGGCAAAGGGAAGGTGCATGGCTTGGGGAATGGGGACGGCAGGGTGGCGGCGTGCCCAAATTCATACTGCTCTGCTGCCGCCTCGATCCTATGAAGATAAAAGGTCAGGCGTAATTTTGCTGACGCCATGCTTCGCCCTGCTACCTCCCTCCTTCAAGAACCCCATTCGGACGGGGAGGCTAATCTTATTGCTGGATGGTCAATTCTAAAATGCCTGCCAATTTCTAGACCAAGTCAATAGTAAACAGCCAGTCTGGTTTTCAAGTCCAGAGGCTAGGGCCAAGGCCAGAGGGCCAGGGTTTTCGCGGGTCGGGCAGTAGTGCAGAGTGCAGTGCAAAATAAGGCAGGCGAAATGTTGTTGACGATATGTGCAATAAGGCAGGCGCAGTGTTGTTGACGATACGATCCAGCCTGTCGGCCTGGTGCTACGAGTAATCCCATAGGGTAGATAGGCATGAGATAGTCGCGTCAATGGTATCGTGCCGGTCCTATTAGCTATAGCTATTGCGGAGCGGCGGGGCGTGGGTGCATCTCCATGTTGTCGGAGATGGGATCGGTCGAGGGATGCGACGAGGGGACCGTTGGAGTCGGGGTCTCTATCGGAATCGATCCGGGAGGATTTCCGGGGATGCGCGAAGCTCGATTGCTCGTGTCGATACTGATGCCGATAGCGACCGCGACCCCGATCCTGTTGGGCTTTCCGAGAGCTCGCAGATGCTTCCGCGGGGCGGGTTTTTCCCCGTTTGGCGCTGACAGGAGAAGCGGGAGGCGGCTAGGGTCCACGCGATTGTATTCCGGGATGTTGTGTAA is a genomic window of Verrucomicrobiia bacterium containing:
- a CDS encoding CRTAC1 family protein, producing the protein MRRLTFGKIGMLLMSAGGGVLLGLGWWWERRGGEEGAAGKGLAGPGRSVIEEYLQLEAARRERDATIWAPEVDALRHEEVWMDLWDRLRREADGVAILGGVGFERLELGKPGLVEEVGHGISVRRTGAPGRSLDPAAWRGQLEDWRRRGYRLEQSEWRQPGFWRDTDGVAHSVMAMTLHIGREDGLEAIAVEGELRVRWREDAGTGVAPEPAWIDGRNLKIVARGGVKPFRHLAGPSIDPHPSTGFIDPLILYDLDGDGLSEILLPGRNLVYWNRGGGRLERGVLRQGLEAAIQAAVVADFNGDGHADLLGVDAEGVWMWAGDADGQFRAEPRVSRFTRERLWNPMVVTAGDVDGDGDLDLWIGQYKLPYVEGQMPTPYYDANDGFPAYYLENDGEGGFTDRTEAAGLGGKRFRRTYSASFVDVDGDGDLDLVVVSDFAGVDLYLNDGQGRFTDVTAGVFDVVEAFGMAHALADFDGDGQLDLLMIGMDSAVARRMDGLGLGPPGRVEEVRRRPRMAYGNRFYVGDGGRFRMAPFADGVARTGWSWGVTAFDFDNDGDLDLYVVNGHQSRASARDYESLFWRHDLFEGDSGHNAARDLCFRAAGSERYGAGVSYGGYHKNRLLRNRGGGVFQEVGFPMGVALELDCRNLVSDDLDGDGRLDLVTTRHRVWPGPDQGLHVFENRLATAGNWIGVRLREGGGGRSPVGARVTVEAEGRRWTRWLVVGDSYRSQHAPTAHFGLGTAERVTRIEVRWPNGEIQWLESPALGRYHPVAKR
- the gnd gene encoding decarboxylating NADP(+)-dependent phosphogluconate dehydrogenase; protein product: MQGDIAVIGLAVMGQNLILNMNDRGFTVVAYNRTTSKVDEFLAREAAGTRVLGARSIEELVTQLKRPRRIMLMVKAGKPVDEFIELILPHLEAGDIVIDGGNSLFEDTNRRVRQLEARGLLYIGTGVSGGEEGARHGPSIMPGGSPAAWPHVQAIFQSIAAKVADGTPCCDWVGEGGSGHYVKMVHNGIEYGDMQLICEAFQIMKTGLGLSADEMHAVFREWNEGDLESYLIEITRDILAYRDDDGLPLVEKILDTAGQKGTGKWTVQNSADLGIPITLIAEAVYSRCVSALKDERVKAARKLKGPRPALPQARKPEARTQFVQDIRDALFASKIVSYAQGYMLMRAAAQEYGWKLNYGGIALMWRGGCIIRSRFLGRIKEAYDRNPKLSNLLLDDYFRGEIKRCQKGWRNVVSAATKRGIPVPAFSTALAFYDQYRSAVLPANLLQAQRDYFGAHTYERIDRPRGEFFHTNWTGRGGSTASGTYNA